A DNA window from Mobula hypostoma chromosome 3, sMobHyp1.1, whole genome shotgun sequence contains the following coding sequences:
- the LOC134344427 gene encoding type III intermediate filament-like produces the protein MDGFRASKSSSYRKMFPEKPIKVTTSRRSYTVRGSPQSLITAYPTRMSYTIPVKTKSTRFVRSSGPIVASSSNLNFAMVDALNTEFKVNRSNEKAEMIELNDRLASFLEKVRTLEQQNKVLLVELEQLKGKRPSRIGDLYEQELRELRLQVDQISNEKSRIEVERDNLADDLQKLREKLQDEVIQREDAENNLAAFRQDVDDACLARLDLERKVESLQEEIMFLKKLHEEEVQELQAQIRDSQVKVEMDVARPDLTAALQEVRSQFDKLAAKNISETEEWYKSKLADINDTAARNTDALRVAKQENNDYRRQVQTLTCEVDALKGTNESLERQMQDLEERYSVELSGAQDNICQLEEDISNLKDEMARHLQEYQELLTVKMALDIEIATYRQLLEGEENRISMPVPSFGSLSLSDALYEQQPTESRTSKKKIVIKTVETSGGDVISETTQKIED, from the exons ATGGACGGATTCAGAGCAAGCAAATCCAGTTCCTACCGCAAGATGTTTCCAGAAAAACCGATCAAAGTTACAACCAGCCGTCGCAGCTATACAGTTCGCGGGAGTCCGCAGAGCTTGATCACCGCTTACCCCACCAGAATGAGTTACACTATACCAGTCAAGACGAAATCTACGAGGTTTGTGAGGAGCAGTGGTCCGATAGTGGCCTCGAGCAGCAACCTCAACTTCGCTATGGTGGATGCCCTGAACACGGAGTTTAAGGTGAACCGCAGCAATGAAAAGGCTGAGATGATTGAGCTGAACGACCGCCTGGCTAGCTTCCTCGAAAAGGTGAGGACACTGGAGCAACAGAACAAAGTCCTGCTTGTCGAACTGGAGCAGCTGAAGGGTAAACGGCCATCCAGAATCGGAGACCTGTATGAGCAGGAGCTGAGGGAACTGCGTCTTCAGGTTGACCAGATCAGCAATGAGAAGTCCAGGATTGAGGTGGAACGCGACAACCTGGCCGATGATCTTCAGAAGCTGAGAGAAAA GTTGCAAGATGAAGTTATTCAACGGGAGGATGCTGAGAACAACCTGGCAGCTTTCAGACAG GATGTGGATGATGCATGCCTGGCACGCTTGGATTTGGAACGTAAAGTTGAGTCACTACAAGAAGAAATTATGTTCTTGAAGAAACTTCATGAAGAG GAAGTTCAAGAACTGCAAGCTCAAATCCGAGATTCGCAGGTCAAGGTTGAGATGGATGTGGCCAGACCTGACCTGACTGCAGCACTCCAGGAAGTTCGCTCTCAGTTTGATAAACTTGCTGCTAAGAACATTTCTGAGACTGAGGAATGGTACAAGTCCAAG CTGGCCGATATAAATGATACTGCCGCTCGTAACACTGACGCTCTTCGCGTAGCAAAACAAGAAAACAATGATTATCGCAGACAAGTCCAGACGCTGACCTGTGAAGTCGATGCACTGAAGGGAACG aATGAATCCCTTGAGCGCCAGATGCAGGATTTGGAAGAACGCTATAGTGTAGAGCTCAGTGGTGCTCAGGACAATATTtgccagcttgaagaagacatCAGTAATTTGAAGGACGAGATGGCTCGTCACTTGCAAGAATACCAAGAGTTATTGACAGTTAAAATGGCTCTTGATATTGAGATTGCAACATACCGGCAATTACTGGAAGGTGAAGAAAACAG gaTCTCTATGCCTGTGCCCTCATTTGGATCACTGAGCCTCTCTG ATGCCTTGTATGAGCAGCAGCCAACTGAAAGTCGAACATCAAAGAAGAAAATTGTGATTAAAACTGTTGAGACTAGTGGTGGAGAT GTGATCAGTGAAACTACCCAGAAAATTGAAGACTGA